In Methylophaga thalassica, one genomic interval encodes:
- the modB gene encoding molybdate ABC transporter permease subunit: protein MFSDANLSAILLTTKLASIVTILLLLISTPIAWWLARTRCRAKVAIEALVAMPIVLPPSVIGFYLLVAMGPEGPVGQLTQALGLGTLPFTFTGLVIASIFYSLPFVVQPIQLAFENISEHYLEAAATLGANPLDRFLTIALPLALPGFLTGGILGFAHTVGEFGVVLMIGGNIPDVTRVVSVQIYDYVEALEYDQAWELSAIMIAFSFVTLLLLYLFNPNKRKTA, encoded by the coding sequence ATGTTTAGTGACGCCAACCTCTCTGCCATCTTGCTAACGACAAAACTAGCTAGCATCGTCACCATTTTGCTGTTACTCATTAGCACACCTATCGCATGGTGGCTGGCTCGTACCCGTTGTCGTGCCAAAGTCGCTATTGAGGCATTGGTGGCGATGCCGATTGTGTTACCACCATCGGTTATCGGCTTTTATTTACTCGTCGCTATGGGACCTGAAGGTCCTGTGGGTCAACTCACTCAGGCACTAGGGCTTGGCACATTGCCTTTTACTTTTACTGGACTGGTGATTGCCTCCATTTTTTATTCTCTGCCTTTTGTCGTGCAACCGATACAGTTAGCCTTTGAAAATATTAGTGAACATTATCTGGAAGCCGCTGCCACGCTGGGTGCGAATCCACTTGATCGCTTTTTAACGATTGCCCTGCCACTAGCCCTACCCGGATTTCTGACGGGTGGAATACTGGGGTTTGCACATACGGTCGGTGAGTTTGGTGTGGTGTTAATGATTGGTGGCAATATTCCTGATGTCACTCGTGTCGTCTCAGTGCAAATTTATGACTACGTTGAGGCTTTAGAATACGACCAAGCATGGGAGCTATCGGCCATTATGATTGCGTTTTCATTTGTCACCTTGTTATTGCTGTATCTGTTTAACCCCAATAAAAGAAAAACCGCATGA
- the draG gene encoding ADP-ribosyl-[dinitrogen reductase] hydrolase, with product MNSDATITASSLYDRALGAYLGFACGDALGATLEFMTPEQIQASFGVHKDITGGGWLRLPKGHVTDATEMTLTLGQAIIDAQGWDIKTTADYFVVWLSKHPTDISEAVLRGIRRYKNTGEIIAPYDEHDAGNGACSRILPLALICLYRDDEFEHWLCEQNHFTHHNSLSDRASQMLGYLIKHLIRQETDLAEHTISEFIEKEPLFAFSPYPGHSSGYIVDTMQTVLHFFHTTDGLESCVIKTVNMGGDANTVGALAGMLAGAKYGVDAIPERWLKQLDPDVYQQIKSQTTTLLSLAEKLAEQDQ from the coding sequence ATGAATTCAGATGCAACGATAACAGCATCTTCTCTCTATGATCGTGCTTTAGGCGCTTATCTTGGTTTTGCTTGTGGTGATGCACTGGGTGCCACACTGGAATTTATGACACCAGAACAGATTCAGGCAAGCTTTGGTGTTCACAAAGATATTACCGGCGGTGGCTGGTTAAGATTACCCAAAGGTCATGTCACCGATGCCACCGAGATGACCTTGACGCTGGGCCAAGCGATTATCGACGCGCAGGGCTGGGATATCAAAACGACTGCCGACTACTTTGTTGTGTGGTTAAGCAAACATCCGACCGATATCAGCGAAGCAGTCCTTCGGGGAATTCGTCGCTATAAAAATACCGGTGAGATCATTGCTCCTTATGACGAACATGACGCTGGTAATGGCGCCTGTAGCCGAATATTACCTTTGGCTTTGATCTGTTTATATCGAGATGATGAGTTTGAACACTGGCTTTGTGAACAAAATCATTTTACTCACCACAACAGCTTATCTGACCGAGCCAGTCAGATGCTGGGATATCTGATAAAGCATTTAATTCGGCAAGAAACTGATTTGGCTGAACACACCATTTCTGAGTTCATTGAAAAAGAGCCCTTGTTTGCTTTCTCACCCTACCCTGGTCATAGCTCTGGCTATATCGTGGATACTATGCAAACCGTGCTGCATTTTTTTCATACGACCGATGGCCTGGAATCCTGTGTGATTAAGACGGTCAATATGGGCGGTGATGCCAATACGGTGGGCGCTCTCGCAGGTATGTTGGCTGGCGCAAAATATGGCGTGGATGCTATTCCCGAGCGGTGGCTGAAACAACTTGATCCGGATGTTTATCAACAGATAAAAAGTCAGACAACCACCTTACTTTCATTAGCAGAAAAACTCGCCGAACAAGATCAATAA
- the modC gene encoding molybdenum ABC transporter ATP-binding protein produces the protein MSKSGIETRFYLEHPGFTLDVDLSIPAQGVTALFGPSGSGKSTILRCMAGLEKAKGKFIFNGDVWQDENIFIPPHQRPIAYVFQESALFPHLSVMANLNYAFKRRKQTNTDFPLDKTIDLLGIEHLLDRKPAKLSGGEKQRVAIARSLAVNPKLLLMDEPLAALDVARKREFLPFLEKLHDTLKMPVIYVSHSPTEVARLADHIVLLKEGRVEATGPLNHTLSRLDLSSQMDEQASVIIEARIEQLQSEWHLAEAAFDGGSMWVRDMNFVIGSQVRLQVLARDVSLTLSPDKDSSIANTIEAIIEEVGAGDHPAILLVRLKIGANFLLCRLTSRSFHHLGVSVGDKVWAQIKSAAIIE, from the coding sequence ATGAGCAAGTCTGGCATTGAAACACGCTTTTATCTCGAGCATCCCGGCTTTACGCTGGATGTGGATTTGAGCATACCCGCTCAGGGTGTCACCGCTTTGTTTGGTCCATCTGGCTCAGGGAAATCCACCATTTTGCGTTGTATGGCAGGTTTGGAAAAAGCCAAGGGCAAGTTCATTTTTAATGGTGATGTCTGGCAGGATGAAAACATCTTCATACCGCCCCACCAGCGCCCTATTGCTTATGTGTTTCAGGAGTCAGCTTTATTCCCTCACCTGAGTGTGATGGCGAATTTGAATTATGCTTTCAAACGCAGAAAACAAACCAATACCGATTTTCCACTCGATAAAACCATCGACTTGTTAGGGATTGAACATTTACTTGATCGCAAACCAGCCAAACTCTCTGGCGGTGAAAAACAACGGGTCGCCATTGCCCGAAGTCTGGCAGTGAATCCAAAACTGTTATTAATGGATGAACCTTTAGCTGCACTCGATGTAGCTAGAAAACGTGAGTTTTTGCCATTTTTAGAAAAACTACATGACACCTTAAAAATGCCGGTGATTTATGTCAGTCATTCCCCAACAGAAGTCGCACGATTAGCGGATCATATCGTGTTACTAAAAGAAGGTCGGGTTGAAGCTACTGGCCCGCTGAATCACACACTGTCTCGGCTGGATTTATCTTCACAAATGGATGAGCAAGCTAGCGTCATCATTGAAGCCAGGATTGAACAACTTCAATCTGAATGGCACCTTGCTGAGGCTGCGTTTGACGGTGGCAGCATGTGGGTTAGAGATATGAATTTTGTTATCGGCAGTCAGGTACGTCTGCAAGTACTGGCTCGCGATGTCAGTCTCACCCTATCTCCTGATAAAGATTCCAGTATTGCCAATACAATCGAGGCCATCATCGAAGAAGTCGGCGCAGGTGATCATCCAGCCATCTTATTAGTGAGACTTAAGATCGGCGCTAATTTTCTCCTTTGCCGTCTTACTTCACGTTCATTTCATCATCTCGGCGTTTCTGTTGGTGATAAAGTCTGGGCGCAAATTAAATCCGCTGCCATCATCGAATAA
- the dbpA gene encoding ATP-dependent RNA helicase DbpA — protein sequence MSDTAFSSLPLSQPQLDALTSLGYDSMTAIQAETLPWLLKGRDVVAQAKTGSGKTAAFGISVLNSINPRFFGVQALILSPTRELAEQITSELRKLARLMPNIKVTTLCGGKPIGPQIASLEHGTHIVVGTPGRVNDLHSKNCLKLDQLKVLILDEADRMLDMGFAEVIHHIIDQTPESRQTALFSATYPDTIQQMSESIQKSPVSVKVISEHKQDVIEQLFFDINKNERDQALIKLIQHYKPANAVIFCHTKKQCDDVAQWLSSQQIQAAAIHGDLEQRDRDQALIRFANNSCPVLVATDVAARGLDIAALEMVINYELPRDPEVYVHRIGRTGRAGEKGMAISIVTPADAPRVVAIENYVSEPVHYGNLSKLKTDSGFTLQGKMTTIQLDSGRKNKIRPGDILGALTGDAGLNGQQIGKIDIRDMSSYVAVEHSALRQAMNYLAKGKVKGRSVRARQIR from the coding sequence ATGTCAGATACTGCTTTTTCGTCCCTTCCCTTATCTCAGCCTCAACTGGATGCCTTAACCTCATTAGGTTATGACAGCATGACAGCCATTCAGGCAGAAACATTACCCTGGTTATTAAAAGGCCGCGATGTGGTCGCCCAGGCGAAAACCGGCAGTGGTAAAACGGCAGCGTTTGGAATCAGCGTATTAAATAGCATCAACCCACGTTTCTTTGGGGTGCAAGCGTTAATCTTAAGTCCGACCCGCGAGCTGGCAGAACAAATCACCAGTGAATTACGCAAGCTCGCGCGTTTAATGCCTAACATCAAAGTCACCACCTTATGCGGTGGTAAACCCATCGGCCCACAAATTGCGTCACTAGAACATGGCACACATATCGTCGTGGGCACGCCGGGCCGGGTAAATGACTTACATAGCAAAAACTGTTTAAAGTTAGATCAACTGAAAGTGCTGATTCTCGATGAAGCGGATCGTATGTTGGATATGGGCTTTGCTGAAGTGATTCACCACATCATTGATCAAACACCAGAATCGCGTCAGACCGCTCTGTTCTCTGCCACCTATCCTGACACGATTCAGCAGATGAGCGAATCCATCCAAAAGTCACCCGTATCAGTTAAGGTTATCTCTGAACATAAGCAAGATGTTATCGAGCAACTGTTTTTTGATATCAATAAAAATGAACGTGATCAGGCGTTAATCAAGCTGATTCAGCACTATAAACCGGCTAATGCTGTCATCTTCTGTCATACCAAAAAGCAGTGTGATGACGTGGCTCAGTGGTTGTCCAGTCAACAAATACAAGCGGCCGCTATTCATGGCGATCTTGAACAACGGGATCGTGATCAGGCACTGATTCGTTTTGCCAATAACAGTTGCCCGGTATTGGTGGCGACCGATGTTGCCGCCAGAGGTCTGGATATCGCCGCTCTGGAAATGGTCATTAACTATGAATTACCACGCGATCCGGAAGTGTATGTGCATCGTATCGGCCGAACTGGTCGTGCTGGTGAAAAAGGCATGGCGATAAGTATCGTCACACCAGCCGACGCGCCTCGGGTTGTTGCCATTGAAAACTATGTCTCCGAGCCAGTTCATTATGGCAATTTATCCAAGCTAAAGACCGATTCAGGTTTCACGCTGCAAGGCAAGATGACCACCATCCAGCTGGATAGTGGTCGTAAAAATAAAATACGCCCTGGTGATATTTTAGGTGCCTTAACTGGCGATGCGGGTTTAAACGGTCAGCAAATAGGCA
- the modA gene encoding molybdate ABC transporter substrate-binding protein: MTTIQKLLTTLFFLCTFSSVQAQTVMVAVAANFTEPMQDIAAAFDEETGNKTVLSFASSGKFFAQIKNGAPFDVFLSADTAKPLALEEAELSVKGSRFSYALGGLVLWSTNADFIDSQSPDVLTAGQFKHLSLANPKLAPYGLAAVETLNNLGVYDDVANKIVMGENIAQAYQFVATHNAQLGFVALSQVMKQGKLSSGSGWIVPKDLYSPIRQDAVLLKKAKDNDAAKALLDYLKSDKALAIIESYGYSH, translated from the coding sequence ATGACGACGATACAAAAACTGCTCACTACCCTATTCTTTTTATGTACCTTTTCTAGTGTTCAAGCACAAACGGTCATGGTCGCCGTGGCCGCTAATTTCACCGAACCGATGCAGGACATTGCGGCGGCCTTTGATGAAGAAACAGGTAATAAGACAGTACTCTCTTTTGCTTCATCCGGTAAGTTCTTTGCCCAGATCAAAAACGGTGCCCCGTTTGATGTGTTTCTTTCTGCTGATACGGCTAAGCCATTAGCATTGGAAGAGGCAGAGCTGAGTGTTAAAGGCAGTCGTTTTAGCTATGCGCTTGGAGGCTTGGTTTTATGGTCAACAAACGCCGATTTTATCGATAGTCAAAGTCCAGACGTATTAACAGCCGGTCAGTTTAAACATCTGTCATTAGCTAATCCCAAGCTTGCGCCTTATGGCTTAGCTGCAGTCGAGACATTAAATAATCTGGGTGTTTATGATGATGTTGCCAACAAAATCGTGATGGGAGAAAACATTGCCCAAGCTTATCAATTTGTTGCTACGCATAATGCTCAACTGGGTTTTGTGGCTTTGTCACAGGTCATGAAACAGGGCAAGTTAAGCTCGGGATCGGGTTGGATTGTGCCTAAAGATCTTTATTCACCGATTCGTCAGGATGCCGTATTACTTAAGAAAGCAAAAGATAATGATGCAGCAAAAGCATTGCTCGACTACCTGAAATCAGACAAAGCCCTGGCGATTATCGAATCCTATGGTTATTCACACTAA